In one window of Bacteroidales bacterium DNA:
- a CDS encoding M20/M25/M40 family metallo-hydrolase, producing MKKSVLSLLLLISLTSNFSLFAQTDKVNRRIIEIGQTDNQTMQHLDVLCNRFGGRPIGSDAYDNAAEWAASKFREWGMQVEMDEAGTLPVGFNRGPWFGRMLGGDGMILHFATPSYTAGTKGVQKGHVLIEPKTKAEFERMKGRLNGAWVLISGESEGWPVDYSVAADQKRTEIIAENEKIDKLNDSIRSLNWRNRDSGKKAELLPLKEAPALFYKEMVEAGILGIIQSSSVPIRALYDRKNIDSMSFDRLPTVPDIKLDEHQFKVIEQMTKERQRFELEFDIRNHFKMGPVKYHNVIGIIPGTKYPDEYVIMGGHLDAYDVATGGVDDGSGVTPAMEAARLIMKAGGKPKRTILVILWAGEEFGLLGSESWVKRNEDKWGKISNMFNRDGGPTVANSLSVTEAMWDDMEKICKPLNDINPDFPFTLKKREPREMPKKASGTDAGSFAVKGIPTMTFGTEDTKGYDFSYMEIWHTERDTYDKSIAEYQEHTSIVTAIVVLGVASLDHLLPAQGFISLRKKE from the coding sequence ATGTTTTATGCAATCGCTTTGGTGGCAGGCCTATTGGTTCCGATGCCTATGACAATGCTGCTGAATGGGCAGCCAGTAAGTTCAGGGAATGGGGCATGCAGGTGGAAATGGATGAAGCGGGAACATTACCTGTAGGGTTCAACAGGGGGCCCTGGTTCGGCAGAATGCTGGGTGGAGATGGAATGATCCTTCACTTTGCGACCCCTTCCTATACTGCCGGGACAAAAGGGGTTCAAAAAGGGCATGTGCTGATTGAACCCAAAACAAAAGCAGAATTTGAGCGAATGAAAGGCAGGCTGAATGGGGCCTGGGTGCTGATATCAGGTGAAAGTGAAGGCTGGCCGGTAGATTACTCTGTAGCTGCCGATCAAAAAAGGACAGAAATTATCGCAGAAAATGAAAAAATCGATAAACTAAATGATTCAATCCGTTCTTTAAACTGGAGAAACAGGGATTCCGGCAAAAAAGCCGAACTACTTCCACTTAAAGAAGCTCCTGCCCTCTTCTATAAAGAAATGGTGGAAGCAGGAATACTGGGAATTATTCAATCATCATCCGTGCCTATCAGGGCGCTGTATGACCGGAAAAACATTGATAGCATGTCGTTTGACAGACTGCCCACCGTCCCGGATATCAAGCTCGATGAGCATCAGTTTAAAGTTATTGAGCAAATGACAAAAGAGCGTCAACGTTTTGAACTTGAATTCGACATCCGGAATCATTTCAAAATGGGGCCCGTGAAATACCATAATGTAATCGGCATTATTCCCGGAACAAAATATCCTGATGAATATGTGATTATGGGCGGACATCTCGATGCTTACGATGTTGCCACAGGAGGTGTTGATGATGGATCTGGGGTAACCCCTGCCATGGAAGCCGCACGACTCATCATGAAAGCGGGAGGCAAACCTAAAAGAACCATCCTGGTGATCCTGTGGGCCGGGGAAGAGTTCGGATTACTCGGTTCAGAAAGCTGGGTGAAACGAAACGAAGATAAATGGGGAAAAATCTCGAATATGTTTAACCGTGATGGGGGACCAACGGTTGCAAATAGTCTGAGTGTTACAGAAGCAATGTGGGATGATATGGAGAAAATATGCAAGCCTCTGAATGATATAAATCCCGATTTCCCTTTCACGCTTAAAAAGCGGGAACCCAGGGAAATGCCTAAAAAAGCTTCCGGGACTGATGCAGGCTCGTTTGCGGTGAAAGGAATCCCAACTATGACATTCGGAACAGAAGATACAAAAGGATACGACTTCAGTTATATGGAAATATGGCATACCGAGCGCGACACTTATGATAAAAGCATTGCCGAATACCAGGAACACACCTCAATTGTTACAGCCATTGTTGTGCTGGGTGTCGCCAGTCTCGACCATCTCCTCCCCGCACAGGGTTTTATCTCCCTCCGAAAAAAAGAATGA
- a CDS encoding OsmC family protein, with amino-acid sequence MNNTQNKSDEGNLLEVSLNLVNEKMHIIGQAGNNEPIHTDYIPPYGDNLGYMPLQLFLISLGACASGSVLVLLRKLQKNIKGLEVKAYGKRRTLHPTSFETITLDFQIVSPDVKPEDMDKVIAMSEASICPVWAMIKGNVDVEVKYQISLS; translated from the coding sequence ATGAATAATACTCAAAACAAAAGCGATGAAGGAAACCTATTGGAGGTCTCTTTAAATCTTGTCAATGAAAAAATGCATATCATCGGACAGGCCGGGAATAATGAACCTATCCATACTGACTATATTCCACCCTATGGCGACAATCTCGGCTATATGCCCCTTCAACTTTTCCTGATCAGCCTGGGAGCCTGTGCATCCGGATCTGTGCTTGTCCTTCTGCGCAAGCTGCAGAAGAATATTAAAGGATTGGAAGTCAAGGCCTATGGAAAAAGAAGAACCCTGCATCCCACATCCTTCGAAACCATTACTCTCGACTTTCAGATAGTATCACCTGATGTGAAGCCCGAAGACATGGACAAAGTTATTGCGATGTCAGAAGCAAGTATCTGCCCGGTTTGGGCAATGATCAAGGGAAATGTTGATGTGGAAGTTAAGTATCAGATTTCTTTAAGCTAA